In Chlamydomonas reinhardtii strain CC-503 cw92 mt+ chromosome 3, whole genome shotgun sequence, the following proteins share a genomic window:
- a CDS encoding ribosomal protein S21, which yields MINDEGQVVDLYIPRKCAWTNKLITAKDHASVQINIGHLDANGVYSNQYTTFAIAGNVRAMGEGDSALDIMWRKKQVEAEAH from the exons ATGATCAACGACGAGGGCCAGGTCGTCGACCTCTACATCCCGCGCAAGTG cgcgtggACCAACAAGCTCATCACCGCCAAGGACCACGCCAGCGTGCAGATTAACATCGGCCACCTGGACGCCAACGGCGTGTACAGCAACCAGTACACCACCTTCGCCATTGCCGGCAACGTGCGCGCCATG gGTGAGGGCGACTCCGCTCTGGACATCATGTGGCGGAAGAAGCAGGTGGAGGCTGAGGCCCACTAA